The Manis pentadactyla isolate mManPen7 chromosome 12, mManPen7.hap1, whole genome shotgun sequence genome contains the following window.
CCCAGGGGACATGTGAGGGCATCTTTACGGAGCTTTCAGGTAAGCTCGGAAACAAAGCCACCCCAGCCCCAGGACCTCGGTTACAACGGAGAGCTGGCCGGAGCCCCTGTTGGGCGCGCAGAAGCCAAGCCCGGCCGTTCTGCTAGTGTTGTCACCCCTGCCACCGGTGGAGCGGAAATCAGACCTGTCAGGGAGGGTCAGGGGCGTTTGACGTTTACATGCAGCCGTGATCGAAAAGGCAAAAACCCCAGGAGGGCGCGAGAGCTGTCAGACGGCGCGCAGAGAAATTCAATCACCAGTTCTGCATAATGCGAGTGGAAGATGGGCACTTTTATTTAAATAGTTATGCAGCGCTCtctggttttttaaattaaacctcAAATTTATGGAAAGAGTCCAGACAGGCTGGACAGCCCAGCAGGGCACAACTACAAAGCGTTACGCACACTGACACATTCAGGCAGCAGAGCCCAGGGCAAAGGCTTTCATCTGGGGCTTCCGGGGGTGCTCAAAATGCACGTGTGTGCTTGAATTTGAAGATGTGTTTCTTGACGGAAGATAAGAGAGGAGTTTGTCTTGGAAGAGTGGGGCTGGCTCTCGGTGAAAGAACTTTGGCTTTTTCAGGGAAGCAGGAACCAAAGCACAAAAAGGCCGTCCTGCAGGTGAGGTCATTATCTCCTTTCAGCCAGGGAGAGACAAAAGGGAGTGGTGGAGACTGTGGCAAAGCAAAGAGGGGACAACCCCGGTGCAGCTTCACCAGGGGGCAGTCCAGGCCCCGGGGGAGTTCCAGAACCTCCAAATCTAGATCAGGATGTGCTGCTTCcttgtttttaaatgttggcagcTAATTCCAAATGTGTCAAACGTTGGAGGGGGCCAACCAAACCCATCTTCCTGCCTAAAAAGACGTGCAGGCTCCATTTGCAACTTCTGCCCTCAACAGACGCGGTTCTCCAGGCGGTCACAGGACATCATTTTCCCCTCCCCGATGGGCACCCTCATTAACCTGCCACGCCCTGGCACGCCTGCACTCCAGCAGCATTCTGCAACCTTTCAAAGCCCGTGTCCCCTTCTGATGGACAGACGTGGCAAGGACACTCCCACGCCCTGTGTGCCCATCTTGAGCTAAGAATCGCTTGTCTTCTGGGCACCACCAAAGCCAAGCTTCACTGAACTGTCCTGTCTGAGGTCTGTTCACAGAAACAGTTATCTGTGTGTGTTTCCCCAGCATGAATGACCGATTAATGTGGGTGCATCTCAGGTGGCTTTACTCTGAGCCCTGCACTGGGGGCCCCCTCTGTCCCCTCCCACAAGGGAATCAGGACTCCAATTCCACCCAAACAGAGGCAGTCTCGCTGACAGCGCCCACCCAGCCCTCTCCGTGGCCCCCCGGGCAGCTGAGACAACAGACGTGTCCCCACCCAGTTCTGGCGGCCGGAGGTCTGAGATCAAGGTAGCAGCCGGGCTGGTTCCTTGACGCCTATGGCAGGCCTTCCCCATGTCTGGGGGTGGCTGGCAATCCTGGGTGTCCCTCGGCTTGTAGACACATCTCTCCACCTCTACAtggcctttttctctgtctctgtccaaatgtcccctttttataaggacaccactcATACTGGGTTAGGAGCCACCCGACTCCaagtgtgacctcatcttaactaatcacacctgcaatgaccctattccaaataaggtcacatttggaGGCCCAGGGGGAAGGGCTGCCACAGAGGAATTTGGGGTACACAGTGCACCCTTTTCTGGTTCACCACAACCCTGTCTGAAGGAACGAAAAGCCCCAGCAACATTATTAAGTGGGAAATGCTGGCTTTTGCAGACATGCCACCCTGAGCAGGCTGTGGGGTCTCCACACTGAATTCCTCTCCCCAtcaggatggggctggaggagaaGCAGCACAGGTCCTGAAAACTGCTTCTTCAAACAGTTTAGCATCTGAAAGGGGGTGGGCCACCTGTCCGGGGGCTTGGCCAGAGCTGGGTGGGAGCGGAGAGGTCACCCTCCTCTGCCCCCCGCAGGAAGCCCCAGGCGGGGGTCATATGCTGTCCTCGTCCAGCATGCGGGTGAGCCCCTCGCAGATCCTGTGCAGGTGCGAGCGGTAGGGCTCGGTGGGGCTGTAGAGTGCGGCCAGGAAGTCGCAGTCAGCGAAGTGGCCGAAGACGTGGTTGATGCGGCCGTGGGACTTGGCGGTCAGGTGAGGGCCCACCGCCTGGTGCAGCAGGTCCCGGCACTCGTGCAGGGCGGCGGCCAGCACGCGCCGGTCGAAGGTGAAGTCCACCTGGTAGAAGCTGACGGCCGTCATGGCCAGGCGACGCGCCTTCTGGCGGAAGCGCTGCAGCAGCCCCAACTCCTCACTGCCCAGCTGGCCGCCACGGAGCAGGACGCCCAGCTTCATGGCCACCTTGACCAGGTTCTTGACCACCTTCTGGGCCTCTTTGCGGCTGCGAGTGAACTCCTTGGTGGCGCGGTACAGCTCGTCCAGCACCTCACTGCTCGTGTCATCGATGAACACGGCCACCATCGCCTTAGACGCCATCTTGCTCAGGAGCTTCTTCTGGGCCTGCAGGGCCAGGCTCTTGGTGCTGAAGGTGTCCATCGCCCTGCCAGGAGGAGAGACAGACCCATCGTCAGTGCCCCTGGCCCccggtggtggggtgggggcttgCCTGGTGGGCCACTTTTGTTTGCTACCATTGTCTTCCcaatctgtgaaatgggtgcaTGCCAAGGGTGTACCTCCAGGGAGCCATATGGACACCAGTGTGACCGTACCACAGACCTACTACTAAGTACCAATGGTGTACCAGCGCGGTGTGCACAGTGGAGAACCAGCAGGCCAGTGCGCATGTCAGGAATGGGTGGTGAGTGCCACCATCAGGGAAGCTACCAGAGCCCACGGCATGAGCACCCCAGTAGATCAAGGGGGTCCTCGCAGGCCTCCTGGACAAAGGGACAGGTAAGAAAACGGGTGTGGATGCATCCCAGGCCAAAAGATCTGCACACTCCCAGGCCTAGAGGAGCAAAGTTCCGTGTAGCTAGAAGCAGGGAAAAGTCCTTACATAGGAAAACCGTGGGAGGATGACAATCCGAGGGAATTTGTttcttaacaacaacaaaaaaagggtgtagggaatttatttcttaaaagataaGAGGGTGTTAAGTCAAAAGAATTAATGCATAATGGTAAAATGTGGGCAGGACGCTCTGAAGTCACTACTTGTGGGCCCCAGTCCCCCGACCCACCATATCCTTGCTGTGGGTGGAGAAGGGGCCAAGGTGAGTCACCACAGGAGGACCCCATGCCCCCTAAGGCCAGctccccattccccaccccaTCCTGCTATTCATCTAAACGGGGTCCCAGCCCAGGCTGCTCTGAAGGGAGGCCCAGTTACCATTACCAGCTCACCAGGCTTATTGTCCCATGAGTTCACAATGCACGTCCTGAAGCCTCGGGCCCAGACCGGGAGGGCCAGTGGCCCGGGCTGTGGACTCGCCGGGGCCGTTTGTGGGGTTTCTGGAAATGCACCACTCTGATGAGCCCTTCCATACGGAAACATTAACCTGTGAAAGTCGCTGCCCCGGAGAGGGCTGGGGAGACGGCCAAGGAGAATGGCAGGCCGGCTTGGGGGACCAATGGCCAGGCTTCCCACTGCAGGGCCCTCTGTCTGCCCCTCccatctgtcctctgtcatcctTCCTGCCACAGGTGTCTCCAGATTCGCCACATGGTGCAGCCTCTACTCCTACCACCTCCTTCCTGCACATCCGGGTATGGCCCCTCCCCTCTGAGAACAGCTGGCAGCTCCCCGTAGCCCCAGGACTAAGCCCCACATCTCATTCAGGTCCCTGCATCATTCCTCATAAACTCCTATACATCCCCTGAAGCCCTGGACCCGACGTTCCTGCCTCTTCCCCTCAAAGATTCATCCCTCCCCTCAGCCTAGatgccacctcctccaagaagccatcCCTGAACACCCAAACTGATGGTGAGGCACCTCCTCTCTGTGGTGGGCCACACGGCGCCCCCATCACTGCTTGGCTCCACCCCTGACTCAGCCGCTGTGTCCTTGGAGACACCAGAAACATCTGCCGGGTGAATGAGGAGAGCCCCAGAGCCACCCCAGCCCTCGGGTAgaatccacccccaccccagccccaggcagccacACCAGGAATGCCACGTGGGCGCCCACTCACCTCCAGGAGTCCCCACAAAGCCGGTCTTTGTGCGAGCTCATGCCCCGGGAGAAGTCCCACCCCTCGGCTGCGCTCTCGCCTGCCCTCAGAGGTCAGGGTGGGCATGGAGATTACTGGACAGCCTTCCCCGCCCCCAGCACCAGTCACCGGACCCGGGGCCTACACAGGCCTGGACTGGAGCAGGTGCTGGTGACCCGGCACCACGTGCCAGGCCCTGAGGCAGCTGCCTGGCCCATTTTGTAATTTCCGCCAGGTATTGGCAGGGTTTGGGCTGGTTGCCGGTTTTGCAAAAGAAATTACAcagactcagagaggctaagCCACTTCTCCAAGGCCACAGAGCAACACAGTGACTGCCTGCCCCCAGTGCCTCTGCACGCCTGACCCCCTCCGCCTTCCCTTCTCAAACCCTGATGCCTGGGGGGTGCCTGCTCTGAGTCCTGGAGGGCGGGGAGCCGTCCCATGACAAATGCAGCCCCAGTGCTCAGGGCCTGCTCCCAGCTCCACCTGCTCAAGCGACACAACCACCTCCTGCCTCAACTTCCCCATCTATGAAATGGCGCAGATCAGAGCTAGCTCTGTCCTGGGGCTGAAACTTGTGGACAATCCCAATCTGTCCAGTTTACAGATGGACAAACCGAGAGTCAGAGAGGAAAAGGCCTTTCCTGAGCTCAGGGATGAGGCCCTGGCGTCCCAGGGCCCTAGAGCCCAGGTCTGTCAGCCTATCTCAGtcactgtgtgaccctgagcagggctctgtccctctctgggccttggcctTCCCATCACAAGCCCTGAGATGGGGAGTGTTGGTTCAGGAGGGCAGCTGGGCCTGTTTACCAGCTTCGGGAAGGGCCTGGGCCCTCAGCTGTACCTCCTCCCAAGCCCAGTAGGAAGAGCAGCAGGGGACGGGGCAGCTGTAGTCTCCCCTCCTAACCTCCTCCACCCCAACCACTGGGGCAGCCCCACACCGGCCCACACCTGGGCCAGCCCAGCCGCCTGCCACCCACCCGCTCCTCCCCGACCCATTGTCCTGCCGTGATGACCGCCACCACCCCCCCAGAGCAGGCCACAGACCGAAATAACTCCCGccttccttcctgcttgctgcaCTCACCAGGTGGGAGGCCGGCAAGCCAGGAGGCAGTCAGGCTGCCTCACAGCCCTCCTGGGGCAGGGCCCCCACTCCCTGCCCTCCCCGGGGCCGCGACGCCTGGCTCTCACGCCAGGCCAGAAAAGCTCGCTAAAGCTTCAGGGCTTGGCTGGAACACCCCTTCAGGCACTCAGTGAGCATTTAAGGCGCACCAACTGTGTcccaggcactggggacacaggaAGAACCAAGAgaccctgcctcccagggggtcCTAACCCCCAGACCTACGCCATGCAGTTACAACACAATAACCCGGGAGCCCCATTTTCCTGAAACCGAGTCCCAGATGGTGCTGTCCACCTgcagtttgaaaataaaatgagtagGGTGGTGGTAAAGCTCACAAGCAGCGAACACAGGAACAAGCAGGATCATTtcagggagagaggggaagacAAGGAGGAGGGGGGCGGTGACAGCCAGGGACGGCAGGTGACCTCGGCCAGGAGGGCCAGGAAGGCCTCCTGGAGGTGGAGCTCCTCCAGCTGGGGGGACTGGAGGGGCAAGGTCGGGGGAACAGACGGGGCTGGTGCCGAGGCTCTGGGGCAGGACCGCGCCCTCCATGTAGGAGGAACAGTGACAAAGGCCAAAGGCCTGTCCACCGTCCAGGCCCTCCCCTGGCCCTGAGGTCTCCCCACTGTGACTCCAGGCATGCCCCATCCCGGGGAGCAGCcctcccatctgtgaaatgggtgccCAGGTGCAGAGTCCTTGGACCTGTTGActcctgccctgtcccccacAACACCCCCCCCAGAATTCCGGACCGCAGTCGGCACCTTGGCCTTAGCCCTCTGCCAACCACCACTTTGTTTTCTGGACTCCAAATGTCATCCCTGTCCCATTTTGGACACTCGAGCTCCCAAATGCCCTGCAAACTGGCCACAGACAGTGATCTTGAACTTCAGGGTTTCTCTAGACACAACGCACCCCTTCCAGGTGGCGGCAAAGGGCAAGATGCAAGACCAGTGGAAGCCTCCCCTGAGGGTGGAGCACACCCGCCTCTGTGGACCTTGTTCTTCCCATCCCTTCCGTTCCCTGGTTCCACAACTCAGGAGCCGGGCCCCGCCTCTCCCCGGGACGTCCAAGACCGCCCTTCCTCCTGTGTCCCCCTCCCTCGCTCAGCTCCAGCCTCGCTGGTCTCATCGCTGTCCCTGCAACAtgctggcctcagggcctttgcctgtgctgtgccctctgccccacAGCGGAGAAGCCGGGGGAGGGCGCATTCACAATATACAGGCTCCCCCAGCACAGAGAGGCTTTCCCTGACATCGTAAATAATTCACTCCCAGTCTTTTCAAACCTCCCCCCTTTCTTTTTGACAATTAATTGACTCTGCCTATTGATTTATGACTTAGGCTCCCCCAGTCAacctgggctgagcacacagcaaCCCACCCACACATTCCCGGGCCGTGGTCATGCTGGGGTGGCCCCTCAACCCACACATTCCCAGGGTCCTCCGTGCCCCTCAGATTCTCCGTGAATGCTGTATCCTAACACCACATGTGCCGGGAAATTCTTAACCACTGGCTTTCCAGCAAAAAACAAATCCACACACATGTGTACATACGTTTATTTATCATAAATGTTCCTGACACACAGGATGCGCGCCACACAATTTACACACACAGTAAGCTATACAGTATTCTTTACTATAAATATATCCAATTGATTCTCACAAAATGTTCTCAGTGCGTTTTGCCAAATGTTTCTCAGTAGCCAACCTACAGATGTGATTGGCAAGTGAGTGCAGTTCTGACAGGTACTCATTTGGTGTGTTCCTTTATATTAACAAGTAAGACTAACGTGAAACAAGAAGACTTAGAACTGCATTTAGTCAGTCATCAGTCACATGAGCATGGCCTTCGCCGAATCAGATAGTGGTTTTTGCGAGTGGGAGCAAAATTCCTCAATGCTTTTGTGCTATTCACAAGGAGACAGCTGTGACAAGTcacatttttaagtttaattttcattattgACATTTTCTTCATCACTTTCCCAAGTTCTACTGggagttggcaaactatggcccactgcctgtttttgtaaataaagttttattggctcaCAGCCATGCCTCTTTATGCATCATCTGTGGCTGCTCTCACACTATAAGGAAGTGTTGAATAGATGACACAGACTGAATGGCTTGCAAAGACAAAAATGTAtactatctggcccttcacagaaaaaaTTTGCTAACCCCTGATTTTCAAGacaatcaacagaacaagaaATCAAACCGTGATTGGTAGTATTTGCCCATTTCCCTGGTGTAAATTCTCCcaccagttataggggagagcctagtaaacatagtattcgtcatgtaagtgtagattagtgaaagggcagttcctgtgtggtaacctccaatgagttctacacaagggtataaagggcatataaaagtgtaggcaaagggtctgtttgtgtttatacagaggatcaaagcctaatttggctaccccgaaaatgaactaagatacgatatgaaaaagaacttccaacatctgcactctctggaagactcatgccagaagatgatcatcaaaaaaccccaacaaagatccacgcactgctacagctgtagatgcactcatcccaccagttcctggacttgccatgggaatgaaggagacatctaagctggcctgtgcatacagtaaaacaacaaatttgactggatctatactgttggaactcaaccaagaattaggagaagtgcaaattgtagcgctccaaaatcttacaactacagactatttactgttaaaagaacataagggatgtgaacattccccaggaatgggttgttttaatttgtctgatttctctcagactgttcaagttcagttggacaatatccaccatatcatagataagttttcacaaatgcctaaggtgcctaactggttttcttggtttcactggagatggctggtaattacaggtatgctttggttatgtaactatactcctattatgttaatgtgtgtgcgcaatttaagtagtagcttaaaacctatacatgctgaagttactctacaagaagatatgtcaaagaaataatcttcccatgttttctgccgcctgctacttctatagcttttcttcttccttcctaattacaacccttaaatagaattcgtgcctcatatcaaatttaccgagtatcataattcttccaagtggtaaagatacctcaagacaaatgctgggcatagaagctacagggcataaatatgcaaacaagtaaaaagctaaccatttcaaacaataaggcttctctctcacttaccaactttacatttccctgtatggccccggaagatgactggttagccagagacgggtaagattcctcaagggaggaacaacctaagacaggcacagtcgcaggggggccatcaggtgagaaattggggatcaacagaggtgaggcttagaacctcaccccccctgttctgagagaaatcttctgcataagtggatgttttattgccctggtctagcttggattaacacatagtctacaggcacacacctgatcatctacatttgctctcttacaacactaaactatgttttctacctttatcttgcatctatccaccacttcagcattttattaaaaataataataataaagagagaaatgtggtatccacatataaatcgagtataaaaatcaaatgagtattcatatttgaactgactgtttatagttc
Protein-coding sequences here:
- the TNFAIP8L1 gene encoding tumor necrosis factor alpha-induced protein 8-like protein 1 isoform X1, translating into MAWDASSGAMDTFSTKSLALQAQKKLLSKMASKAMVAVFIDDTSSEVLDELYRATKEFTRSRKEAQKVVKNLVKVAMKLGVLLRGGQLGSEELGLLQRFRQKARRLAMTAVSFYQVDFTFDRRVLAAALHECRDLLHQAVGPHLTAKSHGRINHVFGHFADCDFLAALYSPTEPYRSHLHRICEGLTRMLDEDSI
- the TNFAIP8L1 gene encoding tumor necrosis factor alpha-induced protein 8-like protein 1 isoform X2 → MDTFSTKSLALQAQKKLLSKMASKAMVAVFIDDTSSEVLDELYRATKEFTRSRKEAQKVVKNLVKVAMKLGVLLRGGQLGSEELGLLQRFRQKARRLAMTAVSFYQVDFTFDRRVLAAALHECRDLLHQAVGPHLTAKSHGRINHVFGHFADCDFLAALYSPTEPYRSHLHRICEGLTRMLDEDSI